Genomic DNA from Actinomycetota bacterium:
TGGCGGTTCGAACGCGGATCCCTGCGGTCACCTGTTCGAGGTCACGCTGGATCGCGGAGAGCCTCGGGCTGGGGGCCGGCGCCGCGGCGGCGGTCGCACCGCCGGCTGCCGCGGAGGCGGTCACCTGGCCGGTGGCGAGGATCGCCACGACGGCGGATCGGAGGGCGTGGAGCGGCCGGCTCACCACGCAAGGATCACATACGCGGAGGCGGACCGATCTGAAGTCCCGTGTCGCTCCGGGGGGAGGAGTCGAACCTCCATTTGAGGCTCCAAAGGCCCCCGTCTTGCCGTTAGACGACCCCGGACCGTGGCGGGTCGATTATCCAGGACCGGAGACCGGGATCGCGGAGGGAACCCTGGCCGCGATGGCGTGGGCGTGCGCCTCGTCTCGAGCCAGCCCGGCCATGGTGGGCCCGCTCCCGCACAGGATGGCGCCAAGCGCACCGGCCCGGAGGAGGTTCGCTCGAACCTCCTCGAGCTGGGGATGGCGGCGGACGACCGGGCCCTGGAGATCGTTGAACATCAGCCCGGCGAGCGCATCCACATCGCCGGCGGCGGCGGCGAGGAGGAGCGGCGCGGCGTCGGGGCCGGTGGTGCCTCCATCCTCGTCCCACCACCGGTACGCATCCGCGGTCGAGACGGGGATCGGTTGCGGCACAACGACGAACCACAGCCCGGCCACCCGAGCCGGCTCCACGATCTCGCCGCGGCCTCGCATCACCACCGGCCCGTCCGTCAGCAAGGCCGGGACGTCGGAGCCCACTCGCGCTCCGATCGCGCAGAGCTCCTCATCACCGAAGGGTCTTCCCCACAGCTCGTTCATGGCCCGCAGGACGGCGGCCGCATCGGCGCTTCCGCCCCCGAGCCCCGCCGCCACCGGGATGGCCTTCTCCACGGTGACGGCCGCTCCCTCGGTCGGACGCCCCCGCGCGGCGACCCACTCGCGCGCCGCGATCAGCGCGAGGTTGTGGTCGGGGTCGATGACCTCCCACTCGAACGAGCCCGCCGCCCGCATCTCCACCGAAAGCTTCGACCGGGCCCGCACGGTCACCGTGTCGTGCAGCGACACGGGCACCACGAGGCTCTCCAGATCATGGTAGCCGTCGTCGCGCCGTCGGAGCACCCGCAGGAACAGGTTCACCTTGGCCCGGGCCTCGATCCGAACCTCCCGCCCGGTGGACGCCTCACTCACCGTCGAACACCGCCTCGGCCAGGCAGGCGAACTGGGGAAGGCCGAGCGACTCGGCCCGCACGCGCACGTCCAGGCCGCATCCTTTCAGTGCCTTGGCGGCTTCCTCGGCCGACAGCCCCAGGCGCACCAGCGCGTTGCGCATGGTCTTGCGCCGCTGAGCGAACCCCTCGTCCACCACGCGGAACAACCGGTCCTTGGGCGTCGATACCGGCGGCTCCCGAGGGGTGATGCGGAGGAGCACCGACTCGACCTGCGGTTCCGGCCAGAACACGGTCGGTGGCACGCGGCGCAGCACCGAGACATGTGCTTGGTACGCCAAGCGGGCGCTCAGTGCGCCATACGCCTGCTTGGCGGGCCAAGCAGCGAGCCGTTCGCCGACCTCGCGCTGGACCATCACGACGTAGTCCACGACTTGGGGCGCCTGCTCGAGCAGGCCGAACAGGATGGGGACGGCCACGTTGTAGGGCAGGTTCGAGGCCATCTTCCACGGCCCGCCTTCGAGCTCGCGGTCCCACGGAACGTGCAGCGCGTCCG
This window encodes:
- the rsmA gene encoding 16S rRNA (adenine(1518)-N(6)/adenine(1519)-N(6))-dimethyltransferase RsmA, with product MRGLGRRALRTLAARHGLRPSKSLGQHFLADPNLARRIVALAEVGPADRVVEVGAGLGSLTVALAEAGAEVLAVEFDRGVAGALREVVAAFPNVRVLEADALHVPWDRELEGGPWKMASNLPYNVAVPILFGLLEQAPQVVDYVVMVQREVGERLAAWPAKQAYGALSARLAYQAHVSVLRRVPPTVFWPEPQVESVLLRITPREPPVSTPKDRLFRVVDEGFAQRRKTMRNALVRLGLSAEEAAKALKGCGLDVRVRAESLGLPQFACLAEAVFDGE
- a CDS encoding 4-(cytidine 5'-diphospho)-2-C-methyl-D-erythritol kinase, with protein sequence MSEASTGREVRIEARAKVNLFLRVLRRRDDGYHDLESLVVPVSLHDTVTVRARSKLSVEMRAAGSFEWEVIDPDHNLALIAAREWVAARGRPTEGAAVTVEKAIPVAAGLGGGSADAAAVLRAMNELWGRPFGDEELCAIGARVGSDVPALLTDGPVVMRGRGEIVEPARVAGLWFVVVPQPIPVSTADAYRWWDEDGGTTGPDAAPLLLAAAAGDVDALAGLMFNDLQGPVVRRHPQLEEVRANLLRAGALGAILCGSGPTMAGLARDEAHAHAIAARVPSAIPVSGPG